A DNA window from Gillisia sp. Hel1_33_143 contains the following coding sequences:
- a CDS encoding energy transducer TonB yields MEFKKNATADLRKRSVFFLQIGLIVVLLLCYFLVEWKSYYPIEKASKEIVMDKLIEEEIPITVFVDRAVPPIPKAIKSDDILAIIDDSEEVPTNNIQQTVESPSIVDVVDIIEIKPKEEIEHYSFKVIEDVPIFPGCERYSNNEKRKTCMSEKISDYVNANFNRDIGNNLGLSGINKVYVMFNIDKNGNVVDIQSRAQHPKLQAEAIRVIRSLPHFEPGKQRGKPVSVSYSLPIVFQVKD; encoded by the coding sequence ATGGAATTTAAAAAAAACGCTACGGCAGATCTTAGAAAAAGATCTGTATTTTTCTTACAAATAGGGCTAATCGTTGTTCTCCTATTATGTTATTTTTTAGTAGAATGGAAGAGCTATTATCCTATTGAAAAAGCTTCCAAAGAGATAGTAATGGATAAGTTGATAGAAGAAGAAATTCCAATAACGGTATTTGTAGATCGCGCAGTACCCCCAATTCCAAAGGCAATTAAATCTGATGATATTTTAGCCATCATTGATGATAGTGAAGAAGTACCTACGAATAATATTCAGCAAACAGTAGAATCACCAAGTATAGTTGATGTTGTTGATATTATTGAAATAAAACCGAAAGAGGAAATAGAGCACTACTCTTTTAAAGTTATAGAAGATGTCCCTATTTTCCCTGGGTGTGAGCGCTATTCAAATAATGAAAAGCGTAAAACATGTATGAGTGAAAAAATATCTGATTATGTAAATGCAAATTTCAACAGAGATATTGGTAATAATCTAGGACTATCTGGAATCAATAAAGTTTACGTAATGTTCAATATAGATAAAAATGGAAATGTGGTAGACATTCAGTCTAGAGCACAGCATCCAAAATTACAAGCAGAGGCAATTAGAGTTATAAGATCCCTGCCACATTTTGAGCCGGGAAAGCAACGAGGTAAGCCAGTCTCGGTCTCATACTCATTACCCATAGTTTTTCAGGTAAAAGATTAA